In Chryseobacterium lactis, a single genomic region encodes these proteins:
- a CDS encoding sugar phosphate nucleotidyltransferase: protein MSFKKTVLILAGGLGSRYKGLKQVDGILDNGSPILEYSIYDALESGFQKIVIVVNKLIPESYIERLNTLSESEGFELHWVYQEMNSIPIHNFDYSERQKPWGTAHAVLCAREVVQEPFIMINADDFYGRKTYQLAADEIERGHISDSQFGTVAYPVDTTLSGNGTVARGICTLDSENYLIKVDEQTSIQKVNDSIIYTENGKNIEIAPDTLVSMNFFIFHPAIFDALDTYFSDFIASNPLPTQEFYIPSAVQRMIDEKRAKVLVKASPSQWMGVTYADDKKSIRDFLISEIQNNRYPENLWTSMTL from the coding sequence ATGAGTTTTAAAAAGACCGTACTCATCCTTGCCGGCGGACTGGGAAGCCGCTACAAAGGATTAAAACAAGTTGATGGAATTCTTGATAACGGATCTCCGATTTTAGAATATTCTATCTATGATGCATTGGAATCCGGTTTTCAAAAAATAGTTATTGTTGTCAACAAACTGATTCCTGAAAGTTATATAGAACGACTCAATACCCTATCCGAATCGGAAGGGTTTGAGCTGCATTGGGTGTATCAGGAAATGAATAGTATCCCAATACACAATTTTGACTACTCTGAACGACAAAAACCATGGGGTACGGCACATGCCGTACTTTGTGCCAGAGAAGTCGTACAGGAACCTTTTATCATGATCAATGCTGATGATTTTTATGGAAGAAAAACATATCAACTTGCTGCTGATGAAATCGAACGCGGACATATTTCAGACTCACAGTTTGGAACGGTAGCCTATCCGGTTGATACCACATTAAGTGGTAATGGAACTGTCGCCAGAGGAATCTGCACATTGGATTCTGAAAATTATCTGATTAAAGTAGATGAACAAACTTCTATTCAAAAGGTCAATGATTCCATCATCTATACTGAGAATGGAAAAAATATAGAAATAGCACCGGACACCTTAGTATCTATGAATTTTTTCATTTTCCATCCGGCTATTTTTGATGCACTTGATACTTACTTTTCTGATTTTATTGCATCTAATCCTTTGCCCACTCAGGAATTCTATATTCCTTCGGCTGTACAAAGGATGATTGATGAAAAAAGGGCAAAAGTATTGGTAAAAGCATCGCCTTCACAATGGATGGGTGTTACCTATGCAGATGACAAAAAGAGCATCAGGGACTTTCTGATCTCGGAAATTCAGAATAACAGATACCCGGAAAATTTATGGACATCAATGACATTGTAA
- a CDS encoding phosphotransferase enzyme family protein produces MDINDIVIQFIGANKYDLSPITDGLINTTYLLEDKTRNEKFILQKINNNVFRQPEIIVNNHLMINELLRSNNYQFQIIEPIPSLIDKLLVKDANGQPWRMLSFVENSITFLTAPSLQTAFEAAKTFSYFLTTINTEKLPAIEDPLPDFLNFEKRISDYKIALKDAAPHLKENAKTEIEITNRFLSLPDHWIEMEKSNQIPKRIIHADVKISNILFDQNHHPLAVIDLDTMMISTILYDFGTMIQSYTNTTTEDDGGARNNFNPEMYKAVKEGFLFHLKEKLTPEESENLDYAAQVAIYIQELRFLTDYLNGSTYYSIKHPEHNLDRTKNQLELLKGLREYLENM; encoded by the coding sequence ATGGACATCAATGACATTGTAATTCAATTTATCGGAGCGAATAAATATGATCTTTCTCCGATTACCGATGGATTGATCAATACGACCTACCTTTTAGAGGATAAAACCCGAAATGAAAAATTTATTCTGCAAAAGATCAATAATAATGTTTTCAGGCAGCCGGAGATTATCGTCAACAATCATTTGATGATTAATGAACTTCTGAGATCAAATAATTATCAATTTCAAATTATAGAGCCTATTCCCTCTCTTATCGATAAACTTCTGGTAAAAGATGCCAATGGCCAACCATGGCGCATGCTAAGTTTTGTGGAAAACAGTATTACTTTTCTTACTGCTCCCTCTTTACAGACGGCTTTTGAAGCTGCTAAAACCTTTAGTTATTTTCTTACCACCATCAATACTGAAAAGTTACCCGCCATTGAAGATCCGCTTCCTGATTTCCTCAATTTTGAAAAAAGGATTTCGGATTATAAAATTGCACTAAAAGATGCGGCTCCTCATTTAAAAGAAAATGCAAAGACTGAAATAGAAATCACGAACCGGTTTTTGTCCTTACCTGATCATTGGATAGAAATGGAGAAAAGCAATCAGATTCCCAAAAGAATCATCCATGCAGATGTAAAAATCAGCAACATTCTTTTTGATCAAAATCATCATCCTTTAGCGGTCATTGATCTGGATACTATGATGATCTCTACTATTTTATATGATTTTGGCACAATGATCCAATCCTACACCAATACAACCACTGAAGATGACGGAGGCGCCAGAAACAATTTCAATCCTGAAATGTATAAGGCTGTAAAAGAAGGATTTCTATTCCATCTAAAAGAAAAATTAACTCCGGAAGAATCTGAAAATCTCGATTATGCTGCACAAGTCGCCATTTATATCCAGGAACTTCGATTTTTAACCGATTACCTGAACGGAAGCACCTACTATTCTATCAAACATCCTGAACACAATTTGGACAGGACAAAAAATCAGCTGGAATTATTGAAGGGGTTGAGGGAATACTTAGAAAATATGTGA
- a CDS encoding PepSY-associated TM helix domain-containing protein, which produces MQQLGKKKSKGTFKKYILKVHLWLGLLSDIIVLIVSLSEAIFVFNEDITAALRKEHTFHGEKDIQHKKSLPLRELKDLVNAQLKHEIVKADEVTIPIDPSRSYQFGLVKGNPEGWNHFNSIIVYKNVYVNQYTGISLFCASLPITGFMIWWGRRNKKKTTT; this is translated from the coding sequence ATGCAACAACTCGGTAAAAAGAAGTCTAAGGGTACATTTAAAAAATATATTCTAAAAGTTCATTTATGGCTTGGACTACTTTCCGATATTATTGTTTTAATAGTTTCTTTGTCGGAAGCAATTTTTGTTTTCAATGAAGATATTACCGCTGCGTTGCGTAAGGAACATACTTTTCATGGTGAGAAGGATATTCAGCATAAAAAATCACTTCCCTTACGTGAGTTAAAAGACCTTGTAAATGCCCAGCTAAAACATGAAATTGTAAAAGCAGATGAAGTTACCATTCCTATTGACCCTTCACGTTCCTATCAATTCGGACTGGTTAAAGGCAATCCTGAGGGCTGGAATCATTTCAATAGCATTATTGTCTATAAAAACGTTTACGTAAACCAATATACTGGCATAAGCCTGTTCTGTGCATCATTGCCGATAACGGGGTTTATGATCTGGTGGGGCCGAAGAAATAAAAAGAAAACAACAACCTAA
- a CDS encoding DNA-deoxyinosine glycosylase, whose protein sequence is MQNRISSFPPIIDQQSEILILGSIPGGKSLEKQQYYAHPQNKFWRIIFELLNEEFTEEYVQRIKTIKKHHIALWDVIDSCERKGSLDSDIKNEEANQIAELLEEHPHIKAIFCNGGKSYKNLIKLLGKNNSLPVFLLPSTSPAYTIPLEKKLEDWKAILNFLK, encoded by the coding sequence ATGCAAAACCGTATTTCTTCTTTTCCTCCAATTATTGATCAACAGTCTGAAATTCTGATTCTGGGCTCAATCCCGGGTGGAAAGTCATTGGAGAAACAGCAATATTATGCACATCCTCAGAACAAATTCTGGAGAATTATTTTTGAATTGCTGAATGAAGAATTTACTGAAGAGTATGTCCAAAGAATTAAAACAATAAAGAAACATCATATTGCCCTCTGGGATGTCATCGACTCCTGCGAAAGAAAAGGAAGCCTGGATTCTGATATTAAAAACGAAGAAGCCAATCAGATTGCTGAGCTTTTGGAAGAACATCCACATATCAAAGCTATTTTCTGTAATGGCGGAAAGTCCTATAAAAATCTGATTAAACTATTAGGGAAGAATAATAGCTTACCCGTATTTTTACTTCCCTCAACAAGTCCTGCTTATACAATTCCACTTGAGAAAAAACTCGAAGATTGGAAAGCTATTCTGAACTTTTTGAAATAA
- a CDS encoding Gfo/Idh/MocA family protein encodes MNKNTSRRDFIKTATLASFGALVLPNSLFAYSNDFKTDKKVRVGFIGVGLRGQEHVKLLAKRNDVEIIAFADPDKRMLAASQKILKDNNKPAAQEFSNGEYDYRNLLKSKNIDAVVIATPWEWHLPQGVEAMRAKKIVGMEVAGAIKLQDCWEFVKVYEETKVPIFMMENVCYRRDIMAILNMVRKGMFGELVHGRGGYQHDLRGVLFNDGVTPYNSGAEFGEKGFSEAKWRTEHYVKRNGELYPTHGLGPVAMMMDINRGNRLIRLSSFSSKSVGLHKYIVEHAKGGENHPNAKVKFNQGDIVTTQIACANGETILLTHDTSLQRPYDLGFRVQGTEGLWQDFGWGDFDQGQIYFEKTMNHTHRWDNTEKWMKEHDHPMWKKFETTAAGAGHGGMDFFVMNTFIECIKRNIEFPMDVYDLALWYSITPLSEESIAKGGQVVDIPDFTNGKWKTRKPVFGMTDEF; translated from the coding sequence ATGAACAAGAATACCTCCCGCAGAGATTTTATTAAAACGGCAACCCTGGCTAGTTTCGGGGCTTTGGTTTTACCTAATTCTTTATTTGCTTATTCAAATGATTTTAAAACAGATAAAAAAGTTCGTGTTGGTTTTATCGGTGTAGGACTTCGCGGGCAGGAACATGTAAAATTACTAGCCAAACGTAATGATGTGGAAATTATAGCGTTTGCAGATCCGGACAAAAGGATGCTTGCCGCTTCCCAGAAAATATTAAAAGACAATAATAAGCCGGCTGCTCAGGAATTTTCAAATGGTGAATACGACTACAGAAATCTTTTAAAATCAAAAAATATAGACGCAGTTGTCATTGCTACTCCGTGGGAATGGCATCTTCCTCAAGGTGTGGAGGCTATGAGGGCTAAAAAGATTGTAGGAATGGAAGTTGCCGGAGCAATCAAACTTCAGGACTGCTGGGAATTTGTAAAGGTATACGAGGAAACAAAAGTTCCTATTTTCATGATGGAAAATGTATGCTACCGCAGAGATATTATGGCGATATTGAACATGGTTCGTAAAGGAATGTTTGGTGAACTGGTTCATGGAAGAGGAGGCTATCAGCATGATCTGAGAGGTGTTCTTTTCAACGACGGAGTAACCCCTTACAATTCAGGAGCTGAATTTGGAGAAAAAGGTTTCAGTGAAGCCAAATGGAGAACAGAACATTATGTAAAACGCAACGGAGAATTGTATCCTACTCACGGATTAGGTCCGGTTGCCATGATGATGGATATCAACCGTGGAAATCGTTTGATCAGACTTTCTTCTTTCTCTTCAAAATCGGTAGGACTTCATAAATATATTGTAGAACATGCTAAAGGAGGAGAAAATCATCCTAATGCAAAAGTAAAATTCAACCAGGGAGACATTGTCACTACTCAAATTGCATGTGCCAATGGTGAAACCATTCTTTTAACTCACGATACAAGTTTACAAAGACCTTATGACCTTGGATTCAGAGTACAGGGAACTGAAGGATTATGGCAGGATTTCGGATGGGGTGACTTCGATCAGGGACAGATTTATTTTGAAAAAACAATGAACCATACCCACCGTTGGGACAATACAGAAAAATGGATGAAAGAGCACGATCATCCGATGTGGAAGAAATTTGAAACTACCGCTGCCGGTGCCGGACATGGAGGAATGGACTTCTTTGTCATGAATACCTTTATTGAATGTATCAAACGAAATATAGAATTCCCAATGGACGTCTATGACCTGGCTTTATGGTATTCTATTACCCCGCTAAGTGAAGAGTCTATTGCCAAAGGAGGTCAGGTTGTTGATATTCCTGATTTCACCAACGGCAAATGGAAAACCCGTAAACCTGTATTTGGAATGACCGATGAGTTTTAA
- a CDS encoding chitobiase/beta-hexosaminidase C-terminal domain-containing protein: MKKILLFSSILFSSFLFSQIAILPIGTHYNNAYQATISGNGTIYYTTDGSTPTLSSSSAINNVQISINQNKEIKAFLVDGQGNSSAIISKKYYTGSIPDAAIYFKAPSTWTSGSCIMIDMVNPNSINGFVIDTFWPGMAMQPTGCETWYKISRNFEEANVSFNNCTPFENIPQTVTTNSIPMGSTLYYDFTDGIITNPPSCLFLATRENQSQGKNVLIKIYPNPVSDILKVNTDRYFQEYEIIDVTGKIVSNGKFKKDISIHDLISGNYFLKLKDQKGDLVLLKFIKK, from the coding sequence ATGAAAAAAATTTTACTTTTTTCGTCAATCCTTTTTTCATCATTCCTTTTTTCACAAATAGCCATACTTCCTATCGGAACTCATTATAACAATGCTTATCAGGCTACTATTTCAGGAAACGGAACTATTTATTATACTACCGACGGCAGCACACCGACCTTGAGCTCGTCTTCGGCTATCAATAATGTGCAAATCTCTATTAATCAGAATAAGGAAATCAAGGCCTTTCTTGTTGATGGCCAGGGAAATTCTTCCGCTATAATCAGCAAAAAGTATTACACCGGAAGTATTCCTGATGCTGCCATTTATTTTAAAGCTCCTTCTACATGGACATCTGGAAGTTGTATTATGATCGATATGGTGAATCCAAATTCAATTAACGGATTTGTAATTGATACTTTCTGGCCGGGAATGGCGATGCAGCCTACCGGTTGTGAAACCTGGTATAAAATAAGCCGAAATTTTGAAGAAGCTAATGTAAGTTTTAATAACTGTACTCCTTTCGAAAATATCCCTCAAACGGTTACAACCAATTCGATTCCGATGGGAAGTACTCTATACTATGACTTTACAGATGGAATTATAACGAATCCACCTTCCTGCTTATTTTTAGCAACTCGTGAAAATCAGTCACAAGGTAAAAATGTTTTGATCAAAATTTATCCAAATCCTGTTTCAGATATTCTAAAGGTAAATACTGATCGGTATTTTCAGGAGTATGAAATCATAGATGTTACCGGAAAAATAGTTTCAAATGGTAAGTTTAAAAAAGATATTTCCATTCATGATCTTATTTCAGGAAATTATTTTTTAAAACTGAAAGACCAAAAGGGAGATTTAGTTTTACTGAAATTCATTAAGAAATAA
- a CDS encoding phage holin family protein, with the protein MNLIIRLFVTAIVAYLLTKILPGVHFEGFSTAIIFAIVLGVLNIFVKPILSLFGLPLTIITLGFFALVINAAIIMLADYFIDSMVVDGFWWAFIFSILLSIVTSLANSMFSDGD; encoded by the coding sequence ATGAACTTAATTATCAGATTGTTTGTGACGGCCATAGTTGCCTATCTTTTAACTAAAATTTTACCGGGAGTACATTTTGAAGGATTTTCAACGGCAATTATTTTTGCTATTGTCCTGGGAGTTTTAAACATATTTGTAAAACCCATTTTAAGCCTTTTCGGTCTTCCACTGACTATTATTACCTTAGGATTTTTTGCATTGGTAATTAATGCCGCAATTATTATGCTTGCAGATTATTTTATTGACAGTATGGTGGTAGATGGCTTCTGGTGGGCATTTATATTCAGTATCCTATTGTCAATTGTTACTTCTCTGGCCAACTCAATGTTCTCAGATGGAGATTAA
- a CDS encoding M61 family metallopeptidase, with the protein MNNLIKLVFVLIIFPTTIIAQSSKKIYNYNIDLLHVSNDEVTVSFAPPKNNLKQGKFIIPKLVPGFYQAMNFGQYVSNLVATDKNGKKISTERLDQNSWMVHDLKHVNKISYQVADGWDSLEKDTYEAKSAGSMFIKDSVFVINYNSLVGYFEEIKDTPYQINITKNKDFYASSALDYKKKDKNTDIVWAKDYRQLVDSPAMYCVPDTTWLKIGHTEVLVSFYNKQERQYSKTIAHEIENILKNQQAYLGGTLPVNKYAFLIYYESSNEKGFMGDGLEHSQSTVCLYRSGSMKFLPNALNRVASHEFFHIVTPLNIHSGEIQHYDFLNPSMSKHLWLYEGMTEYATIHMPIKQKMISLEDFEKTLEEKIKGMKEFDDKVSFTEISKNAMTRQDQYMNFYEKGPLLGLCLDIRLRELSGGKMGTQDLMLQLMKKYGAGKYFNDDDLFDEITTMTYPEIRTFFKDYIEGTQPVPLKEYLAKVGFTYDENTGKVSLVPNPDSKQLALRKAWIDQ; encoded by the coding sequence ATGAATAACCTGATCAAGTTAGTTTTCGTACTAATTATCTTTCCTACTACAATTATTGCCCAATCATCAAAGAAAATTTACAATTACAATATAGACCTTCTTCACGTATCCAATGATGAAGTGACGGTTTCTTTTGCTCCACCTAAAAATAATCTTAAGCAAGGGAAGTTTATTATTCCCAAACTGGTTCCCGGGTTTTACCAGGCTATGAATTTCGGACAGTACGTTTCTAATCTGGTTGCCACCGATAAAAATGGAAAAAAAATCTCTACTGAGCGTTTGGATCAAAATAGCTGGATGGTACACGATCTTAAACACGTCAACAAAATATCATATCAGGTAGCCGACGGATGGGACTCTTTAGAAAAAGATACCTATGAAGCTAAATCTGCCGGTAGTATGTTTATTAAAGACAGCGTTTTTGTCATCAATTATAATTCTTTGGTGGGCTATTTTGAAGAAATAAAAGATACTCCCTACCAAATTAATATTACAAAAAATAAGGATTTCTATGCTTCATCTGCCTTAGATTACAAAAAGAAAGATAAAAACACAGATATAGTCTGGGCAAAAGATTACCGACAATTGGTTGATTCTCCGGCTATGTACTGTGTTCCAGATACAACATGGCTGAAAATAGGCCATACTGAAGTACTTGTTTCGTTTTACAATAAGCAAGAACGGCAGTATTCAAAGACCATAGCTCATGAGATAGAGAATATTTTGAAAAATCAGCAAGCTTATCTGGGCGGAACATTACCGGTGAATAAATATGCATTTTTGATTTATTATGAATCTTCAAATGAAAAAGGATTTATGGGTGACGGGCTGGAGCATTCTCAATCTACCGTATGCCTCTACCGTTCGGGAAGTATGAAGTTTCTACCTAATGCTTTAAACAGGGTCGCTTCTCATGAATTCTTCCATATAGTAACTCCGCTTAATATTCATTCCGGAGAAATTCAGCATTATGATTTCCTGAATCCTTCGATGTCTAAACATCTATGGTTATATGAGGGTATGACGGAGTATGCCACCATTCATATGCCAATAAAACAAAAGATGATCAGTTTGGAAGATTTTGAAAAAACCCTGGAGGAAAAGATCAAAGGAATGAAAGAATTCGATGATAAAGTATCTTTCACGGAAATCAGTAAAAATGCCATGACCAGACAGGATCAGTACATGAATTTTTACGAAAAAGGTCCGTTATTGGGACTATGTCTGGATATCAGACTGCGGGAACTTTCGGGAGGAAAAATGGGAACTCAGGATCTGATGCTGCAATTGATGAAAAAATATGGAGCAGGTAAATATTTTAATGATGATGATTTATTTGATGAAATTACAACAATGACCTATCCTGAAATCCGAACATTTTTCAAAGATTATATAGAAGGTACTCAACCCGTTCCTTTAAAAGAATATCTGGCAAAAGTGGGTTTCACCTATGATGAAAATACCGGAAAAGTAAGCCTCGTACCTAATCCGGACTCTAAACAACTGGCTTTAAGAAAAGCATGGATTGACCAATAA
- a CDS encoding S9 family peptidase: MKLKYSLLALAAPLLMNAQQVMTPEILWTLKKVGVQAVSPDQASLIYKVGQVDLKTEKTKSENYFLNVLNNQSAKIDFGKKSLIQWDKNGIYAQEGDKIYLSKDAGKTWSEFYTIGEVDNIVISPDGKRIAFSKQVLVEKLMGKDKYADTPKTTAQVYTDLNHRHWDYFNEGKYNHVFVVNTSDKVEGAKDLLEGKTWDSPQRPFGGAEDFIWSADSAQLLYVTKPKSGKEYATSTNTDIFAYDMASGTTKNITESNKGYDINPKFSPDGKSLIWQSMARDGYEADKNDVKIMDWKTGKVTNLTAGWDDSVSGDVLWGADSKTIYFTAAYRGTKQLFSLDSKSAKVQQITKGDFDVNEIFTDNKTSLLVGRTDVNHATELFSVNLKNGEMKQVTEANKDTYAKLAQGKSELKMVKTSDGKEMGVWFHYPPNFDPNKKYPTLVYCQGGPQSALTQYFSVRWNFALMTAHDYIVVAPNRRGMPGWGTKWNEDISKDWGGQPMRDYLAATDYAKTLPYVDGERVAAVGASYGGYSVFMLAGIHENRFKTFIAHDGLFDMKSWYLTTEELWFANWDLGSPWEKPLPKAYTEFNPSNFVEKWNKPIMIVQGGIDFRVPYEQGQEAFQAAKLRGLKSKLVYFPNENHWVLHPQNGLVWQREFFDWLKETL, encoded by the coding sequence ATGAAACTTAAGTACAGTCTGCTGGCTCTGGCAGCTCCGCTTTTAATGAATGCACAACAAGTAATGACGCCTGAAATTCTTTGGACTTTGAAAAAAGTTGGAGTGCAGGCAGTTTCACCGGATCAGGCTTCTCTTATTTACAAAGTAGGACAGGTAGATCTGAAAACAGAAAAAACAAAAAGTGAGAACTACTTTCTGAATGTTCTTAATAATCAATCTGCAAAAATAGATTTCGGTAAAAAATCTCTGATCCAATGGGATAAGAATGGGATTTATGCTCAGGAAGGCGATAAAATCTATCTTTCCAAAGACGCCGGAAAGACATGGAGTGAATTTTATACAATTGGTGAAGTCGATAATATCGTTATTTCTCCGGATGGAAAAAGAATCGCCTTCAGTAAGCAGGTGTTGGTTGAAAAATTAATGGGTAAGGATAAATATGCCGATACTCCGAAGACCACAGCTCAGGTGTATACAGACCTGAATCACAGACATTGGGATTATTTCAATGAAGGAAAATACAATCACGTATTTGTAGTAAATACTTCCGATAAAGTAGAAGGTGCCAAAGATCTACTGGAAGGAAAAACATGGGATTCGCCGCAAAGACCTTTCGGTGGAGCAGAAGACTTTATCTGGAGTGCCGATTCTGCACAGCTTTTATACGTTACAAAGCCTAAAAGCGGTAAAGAGTATGCAACAAGTACCAATACGGATATTTTTGCCTACGATATGGCTTCAGGTACTACAAAAAACATTACCGAATCTAATAAAGGGTACGATATTAACCCAAAATTCAGTCCGGATGGAAAATCGCTGATCTGGCAGAGTATGGCCAGAGACGGGTATGAAGCTGATAAAAATGATGTGAAAATCATGGACTGGAAGACCGGAAAAGTAACCAATCTGACTGCAGGTTGGGATGATAGTGTTTCTGGAGACGTTCTTTGGGGAGCAGATTCAAAAACAATTTACTTTACTGCAGCTTACAGAGGAACAAAGCAGCTTTTCTCACTGGATTCAAAATCAGCAAAAGTACAGCAGATTACCAAAGGAGATTTCGATGTTAACGAAATTTTTACAGACAATAAAACTTCACTTTTAGTAGGAAGAACAGATGTAAACCACGCAACGGAACTATTCTCTGTTAACCTTAAAAATGGAGAGATGAAGCAGGTGACCGAAGCCAATAAAGATACCTATGCTAAATTGGCGCAAGGAAAATCCGAACTTAAGATGGTGAAAACTTCCGATGGTAAAGAAATGGGAGTATGGTTCCACTATCCACCCAACTTTGATCCAAACAAAAAGTACCCGACATTAGTATACTGTCAGGGAGGTCCACAGTCTGCATTGACACAATATTTCAGTGTAAGATGGAACTTCGCATTAATGACTGCTCATGATTATATCGTAGTAGCTCCGAACAGAAGAGGGATGCCGGGATGGGGTACAAAATGGAATGAAGATATTTCAAAAGACTGGGGTGGACAGCCGATGAGAGATTATCTGGCAGCTACTGATTATGCGAAAACTTTACCGTATGTAGACGGAGAAAGAGTAGCAGCGGTAGGAGCAAGCTATGGAGGATACAGTGTATTCATGTTAGCCGGGATCCACGAAAACAGATTCAAAACGTTCATTGCACATGATGGATTATTTGACATGAAATCATGGTATCTGACGACTGAAGAGCTTTGGTTTGCCAACTGGGATCTTGGTTCTCCATGGGAAAAGCCACTTCCAAAGGCTTATACAGAATTTAACCCAAGCAACTTTGTAGAAAAATGGAATAAGCCCATTATGATTGTTCAGGGTGGAATTGATTTCCGTGTACCTTACGAGCAAGGACAGGAAGCTTTCCAGGCTGCAAAATTAAGAGGTTTAAAATCTAAACTGGTTTACTTCCCGAACGAAAATCACTGGGTACTTCATCCACAAAACGGATTGGTATGGCAGAGAGAATTCTTTGACTGGTTGAAAGAAACATTATAA
- a CDS encoding PaaI family thioesterase, translated as MTPEKKKLITDSFDRSETLKFYKAELLEVETDFISMKIPKMELMTRKAGMFNGAMIASLVDVSSGYAAVSHYEEDCYVVTVELKVNYLRPAIGDALISKSYVIKGGAKISVIRTEIYVVTEGSGAESHVATSLVTMMKIK; from the coding sequence ATGACTCCGGAAAAAAAGAAACTCATTACCGATAGCTTTGACCGTTCAGAAACCCTGAAGTTTTATAAAGCAGAACTGCTGGAAGTAGAAACCGATTTCATTTCTATGAAAATTCCAAAAATGGAACTGATGACCAGAAAAGCAGGCATGTTCAATGGCGCTATGATTGCTTCCTTAGTAGATGTTTCTTCAGGATATGCCGCAGTAAGTCATTATGAAGAAGATTGCTATGTGGTAACCGTAGAACTGAAGGTGAATTACCTGCGTCCTGCAATAGGAGATGCTTTAATCTCTAAATCCTATGTCATAAAAGGCGGGGCGAAGATCAGTGTGATAAGAACGGAGATTTATGTAGTGACTGAAGGTTCAGGCGCAGAAAGTCATGTAGCGACTTCGCTAGTCACCATGATGAAAATAAAATAA
- a CDS encoding serine hydrolase domain-containing protein: MKRQLSGLLVMMIHFAYPQIQKVEQVIDACVKKDNFNGSVLLAKNGKTELLTYKGLSNRHYNISFSDETRFHIFSLTKTFTAALIMQLYEKGKINLDATISTYYPEYKGEAGTKATIRNLLTYSSGRENKDLRSPEFIHQAYDNTIWNLDDFITTFLSEKLIDRPGTKFSYNNGDFILLGKIIEKIYHKPFEEVLKEQILIPLNMQNTGFLHHNDIIKNIDDGYAADSSDPFALHTPTNTYIDNFYSAGAMYSTPKDLLIFDQAVFNSVLFNKKTLETMLTADKKLEDTALGFWVYPKKFGSVNTIFAERQGEGYGHSANWVHLVDKGLTVIILSNTKDIKYLNKMRERVISAYYGQ; this comes from the coding sequence ATGAAAAGACAACTTTCAGGATTGTTGGTGATGATGATTCATTTTGCCTATCCGCAGATACAGAAAGTGGAGCAAGTGATCGATGCCTGTGTAAAAAAAGATAATTTCAACGGCTCCGTATTACTAGCAAAAAATGGAAAAACCGAATTGCTTACCTATAAAGGCTTATCCAACAGACATTATAACATCAGTTTTTCTGATGAAACAAGGTTTCATATTTTTTCACTCACCAAGACCTTTACGGCAGCTTTAATTATGCAGCTTTATGAAAAGGGAAAAATCAATCTGGATGCTACTATTTCTACCTACTATCCCGAATATAAAGGAGAAGCAGGTACAAAAGCAACGATAAGAAACCTGCTCACCTACAGCAGCGGCCGAGAAAATAAAGACCTCCGTTCACCGGAATTCATCCATCAGGCTTATGACAACACGATCTGGAATCTTGATGATTTTATTACCACTTTTCTTTCTGAAAAGCTGATTGATAGACCAGGAACAAAATTCAGTTACAACAATGGCGATTTCATTCTTCTTGGGAAGATCATTGAAAAAATATACCACAAACCTTTTGAAGAGGTTTTAAAAGAGCAAATCCTTATTCCGCTCAACATGCAAAATACAGGATTTCTTCATCATAACGATATTATCAAAAATATAGATGATGGATACGCTGCCGATTCGTCTGATCCGTTTGCTCTTCATACCCCGACCAATACCTATATTGATAATTTTTATTCGGCAGGAGCTATGTATTCTACTCCTAAAGATCTGCTCATTTTTGATCAGGCTGTGTTTAATTCTGTTCTGTTCAACAAAAAGACTTTAGAAACAATGCTGACTGCTGATAAAAAACTGGAAGATACAGCATTGGGCTTTTGGGTGTATCCTAAAAAATTCGGTTCAGTCAATACTATATTTGCTGAACGTCAGGGAGAAGGATACGGGCACAGTGCCAACTGGGTACATCTGGTGGATAAAGGTCTTACAGTGATCATTCTGTCAAATACCAAAGACATTAAATACCTCAACAAGATGAGGGAAAGAGTAATCAGTGCTTACTATGGACAATGA